DNA from Gemmatimonadota bacterium:
GGTTTTTTTGTGCGACGAAAGGCCGCGTAGTGGCGTTCGGGATCGCTGCGTTTGCCGCAGGTCTGGCATTCGGCTTCCGCATTCGTCCCGTGCAATTCGATCAAGCGTTCAGGAGAAGTACCAGCCCGGGTATGCAGGCCATCGATATTTTGCGTGATAACGCATTCTATTTTGTCCGAGCGCTCGAGCTTCACAACAGCCTCGTGAACGGTATTGGGACGGGCATTTTCAAAGGCTGCCCAACCCTCGAGTTTTTGATCCCACGCTTCAATACGCGCCTCTTCAGAAGTCATAAAATCCCGATAATAAACCGGCCGTCGGGTTTTCCACACGCCATCGGGACCGCGAAAGTCGGGTATGCCACTGGCGGTGGAAACACCTGCGCCAGTGAAGATAAGAATGCGCTCGGCATTTTGGATATATTCGACGAGTTCTAAATTGGGCGTCACGATTGCGTCTTCAGGTTGAGAACAACAGAGGTCGAACCCCAGTTGTGATCGGTGAGATGATATGCGATGACATCGGGCCGGCGTTTTAAAATGGTGTGGACGATTTCGCGGAGAACACCCGTGCCCTTGCCATGAATAATACGCACATCGGAAATACCGTGCAATTTGCATTCATCGAGATAATCGGGCACAAGTGTTTTGACATCATCCGGATGAAAGTGGTGCAGATCGAGTTCGCCATCAATCGGAAGTTCAACGG
Protein-coding regions in this window:
- a CDS encoding Sir2 family NAD-dependent protein deacetylase gives rise to the protein MTPNLELVEYIQNAERILIFTGAGVSTASGIPDFRGPDGVWKTRRPVYYRDFMTSEEARIEAWDQKLEGWAAFENARPNTVHEAVVKLERSDKIECVITQNIDGLHTRAGTSPERLIELHGTNAEAECQTCGKRSDPERHYAAFRRTKKPPMCECGGYLKSATISFGQLLIEADLHQAAKAAANADLAISLGSTLSVYPAASFPLMAAERGAPYVIINKGKTDHDSYADLALRLEGDVTEIFPLAVVEALKPVL
- a CDS encoding Smr/MutS family protein, producing MPEPVELPIDGELDLHHFHPDDVKTLVPDYLDECKLHGISDVRIIHGKGTGVLREIVHTILKRRPDVIAYHLTDHNWGSTSVVLNLKTQS